One window from the genome of Aricia agestis chromosome 6, ilAriAges1.1, whole genome shotgun sequence encodes:
- the LOC121727650 gene encoding uncharacterized protein LOC121727650 isoform X4, translated as MTYYPTMAPLILEGKTLGEKHRHYNQFLSKVTGSPRKLLRIEYDKPDIDNLFKIDIACYQRDVQYILDVLKCEDMLYVSRAIRKCKWLITDNSYAAIINPEYLHNELFPQMTSKAKCKFILHIRLFLKDEKRVEQFFDFLKTYDLQSALKWLPNCSNLFIESIMKTHATEIPLPLIKRLCEKSITFLDVYCQKNPYYKQIGALQSTTFLLHKDFEKYMSIIEKFLKEGNRVLHLNSKVTKKIMKNCPNIILKNLDLYLNNIDMPTFAKYINKEEIQEFIKSNKDKKEFRRLFGFENLQHFLKQLPANTRFAFVKENFIDRKSNDQTVTICSNAYQWYQLAPFDIAMTDLKKLIQAESDPTERREILNILLICAGSNMQHIQSLINFYRKNHINEPFKFKIQFINSLIRKTKTYEYDENTWLQVKDLFSSMEVYEESNNNVQDCVKAIILYNVLHNEVVPDIIEKKFEFDTFISIQKHLTEDKKKMLFAYLYNHLFYKLNTCDLSNDRGFTEAALVLGNALQLLINWNKDLCDFPNVVNKIRQLMQIRKDRAWLLPLLQYCLSKSVRRIFFQESIFLHPTEETLINVLKHDPHLLDLDNADIQSIYLDDAVILKRLLNKLRIYWTQSIAQQLKTIYFEKLKLKSNYKSAVSGLCILLPLKESQEFVKKYAPSAHKINWSQSDQDLLAIQKNLGKRMHLARPQLPLDVALLYAKD; from the exons atgacttat TATCCCACAATGGCACCATTAATATTAGAGGGGAAAACGTTGGGAGAAAAACATCGCCATTACAATCAATTCCTGAGCAAAGTAACAGGATCACCACGAAAGTTGTTAAGAATTGAATATGATAAACCAGATATAGACAACTTATTCAAAATTGATATAGCATGTTACCAAAGAGATGTCCAATATATACTAGATGTACTAAAGTGTGAAGATATGTT ATATGTGTCAAGGGCTATAAGGAAATGTAAGTGGCTGATCACAGACAACAGTTACGCTGCTATAATCAACCCAGAATATTTGCACAATGAACTGTTCCCACAAATGACAAGCAAAGctaaatgtaaatttatattaCACATACGACTTTTTTTAAAAGATGAAAAGCGAGTGGAACAATTTTTTGATTTCTTAAAAACATATGATTTACAGTCAGCCCTGAAATGGCTACCGAATTGTTCTAATTTATTCATAGAAAGCATCATGAAAACACATGCTACCGAAATACCTTTACCGTTGATAAAGCGCCTTTGCGAGAAATCAATTACCTTTCTGGATGTTTACTGTCAGAAAAATCCATATTACAAGCAAATTGGAGCATTGCAATCGACAACATTTCTCCTCCACAaagattttgaaaaatatatgagTATAATCGAAAAATTCTTAAAAGAAGGTAACCGTGTTTTACATTTAAACTCGAAAGTCaccaaaaaaattatgaaaaactgCCCGaatattattctgaaaaatcttgatttataccttaataatattgatatgcCTACATTTGCTAAATACATAAACAAAGAAGAAATTCAAGAATTTATAAAATCAAATAAGGATAAAAAGGAATTTAGGAGGCTTTTTGGATTTGAAAATTTACAGCATTTTTTGAAACAATTACCAGCTAATACAAGATTTGCTTTTGTAAAAGAAAATTTCATTGACAGGAAAAGTAATGACCAAACAGTCACAATATGCTCTAATGCTTATCAGTGGTACCAACTAGCACCTTTTGATATTGCAATGACAGATTTAAAAAAACTGATTCAAGCTGAATCCGACCCTACTGAGAGAAGAGAAATTCTAAATATTCTTTTAATCTGTGCTGGTAGTAACATGCAGCACATTCAATCCTTGATCAATTTTTACCGAAAAAATCACATCAATGAAcctttcaaatttaaaattcaattcATTAATAGCCTAATAAGAAAGACAAAAACTTACGAGTATGATGAAAATACTTGGCTGCAGGTTAAAGACCTATTTTCCAGCATGGAAGTGTATGAAGAAAGTAATAATAACGTACAAGACTGTGTCAAAGCCATTATTTTGTACAATGTCTTACACAATGAAGTTGTTCCTGATATAATAGAAAAGAAATTTGAATTTGATACCTTTATATCTATTCAAAAACATCTGACCGAGGAcaagaaaaaaatgttgtttgctTACTTATATAATCATCTTTTTTATAAACTTAACACATGTGATTTATCAAATGACAGAGGATTTACTGAAGCTGCACTTGTGTTAGGAAATGCACTCCAACTTTTGATAAATTGGAACAAGGACTTATGTGATTTTCCAAATGTTGTCAATAAAATTAGGCAATTAATGCAAATTAGAAAGGATCGTGCATGGTTACTACCACTTTTACAGTATTGTTTAAGCAAGTCTGTAAGGAGAATATTCTTTCAAGAATCTATATTCTTGCATCCTACTGAAGAAACTCTTATAAATGTACTCAAACATGATCCACATCTATTAGATTTAGACAATGCTGACATACAAAGCATTTATCTGGACGATGCAGTAATTTTGAAACGATTACTGaataaattaagaatttattGGACCCAGTCAATAGCCCagcaattaaaaacaatatactttgaaaaattaaaacttaaaagtaactATAAGTCCGCTGTTTCAGGATTATGTATTTTACTCCCCCTAAAAGAATCACAAGAATTTGTCAAAAAGTACGCTCCTTCTGCTCACAAAATCAACTGGAGTCAGTCGGATCAAGATTTACTTGCTATCCAGAAAAATTTAGGAAAAAGAATGCATCTCGCTAGACCACAGCTCCCACTGGATGTAGCTCTACTTTACGCAAAGG ATTAA
- the LOC121727650 gene encoding uncharacterized protein LOC121727650 isoform X3, protein MAPLILEGKTLGEKHRHYNQFLSKVTGSPRKLLRIEYDKPDIDNLFKIDIACYQRDVQYILDVLKCEDMLYVSRAIRKCKWLITDNSYAAIINPEYLHNELFPQMTSKAKCKFILHIRLFLKDEKRVEQFFDFLKTYDLQSALKWLPNCSNLFIESIMKTHATEIPLPLIKRLCEKSITFLDVYCQKNPYYKQIGALQSTTFLLHKDFEKYMSIIEKFLKEGNRVLHLNSKVTKKIMKNCPNIILKNLDLYLNNIDMPTFAKYINKEEIQEFIKSNKDKKEFRRLFGFENLQHFLKQLPANTRFAFVKENFIDRKSNDQTVTICSNAYQWYQLAPFDIAMTDLKKLIQAESDPTERREILNILLICAGSNMQHIQSLINFYRKNHINEPFKFKIQFINSLIRKTKTYEYDENTWLQVKDLFSSMEVYEESNNNVQDCVKAIILYNVLHNEVVPDIIEKKFEFDTFISIQKHLTEDKKKMLFAYLYNHLFYKLNTCDLSNDRGFTEAALVLGNALQLLINWNKDLCDFPNVVNKIRQLMQIRKDRAWLLPLLQYCLSKSVRRIFFQESIFLHPTEETLINVLKHDPHLLDLDNADIQSIYLDDAVILKRLLNKLRIYWTQSIAQQLKTIYFEKLKLKSNYKSAVSGLCILLPLKESQEFVKKYAPSAHKINWSQSDQDLLAIQKNLGKRMHLARPQLPLDVALLYAKGDYLQYVLPSINALLYNISAIRSRVHIEEVLNAPVSLQKHGIRIILTKVSFIEIKKIFGLKWTSTKNKSIRSTLFKQTFKMLCKEKDPIIALDIWELLNSFIDDLTMEEDKSIYVTLSNIDMVPLPIKTSYWIKSYTFLKSLPEKANCSHIYRQVKSKIHEILEFLSVEFAADIFKEFFETDFENKNIEQNVKNLALYLLSTKNREIQRNRYEKVFLPMFENALLTWNERTENNYYSRYKINELVQCLIKQVRFVLRYNMIMPIELFNDILQCLEKAISKSENYITLTKLKLALFYTQIIDSIIEGEKVTLQEDELKEKYVNNSLYPQTIPKFTETLIKYLREDTREMYSSIYLLFSDVVDDILEYFCDTDHSKLQTLQSLVQNDDSIEAQLLVLTLLPRFLYTDEDKVIKIKILNKIGQHPSGEVNMHYWRYRSLDL, encoded by the exons ATGGCACCATTAATATTAGAGGGGAAAACGTTGGGAGAAAAACATCGCCATTACAATCAATTCCTGAGCAAAGTAACAGGATCACCACGAAAGTTGTTAAGAATTGAATATGATAAACCAGATATAGACAACTTATTCAAAATTGATATAGCATGTTACCAAAGAGATGTCCAATATATACTAGATGTACTAAAGTGTGAAGATATGTT ATATGTGTCAAGGGCTATAAGGAAATGTAAGTGGCTGATCACAGACAACAGTTACGCTGCTATAATCAACCCAGAATATTTGCACAATGAACTGTTCCCACAAATGACAAGCAAAGctaaatgtaaatttatattaCACATACGACTTTTTTTAAAAGATGAAAAGCGAGTGGAACAATTTTTTGATTTCTTAAAAACATATGATTTACAGTCAGCCCTGAAATGGCTACCGAATTGTTCTAATTTATTCATAGAAAGCATCATGAAAACACATGCTACCGAAATACCTTTACCGTTGATAAAGCGCCTTTGCGAGAAATCAATTACCTTTCTGGATGTTTACTGTCAGAAAAATCCATATTACAAGCAAATTGGAGCATTGCAATCGACAACATTTCTCCTCCACAaagattttgaaaaatatatgagTATAATCGAAAAATTCTTAAAAGAAGGTAACCGTGTTTTACATTTAAACTCGAAAGTCaccaaaaaaattatgaaaaactgCCCGaatattattctgaaaaatcttgatttataccttaataatattgatatgcCTACATTTGCTAAATACATAAACAAAGAAGAAATTCAAGAATTTATAAAATCAAATAAGGATAAAAAGGAATTTAGGAGGCTTTTTGGATTTGAAAATTTACAGCATTTTTTGAAACAATTACCAGCTAATACAAGATTTGCTTTTGTAAAAGAAAATTTCATTGACAGGAAAAGTAATGACCAAACAGTCACAATATGCTCTAATGCTTATCAGTGGTACCAACTAGCACCTTTTGATATTGCAATGACAGATTTAAAAAAACTGATTCAAGCTGAATCCGACCCTACTGAGAGAAGAGAAATTCTAAATATTCTTTTAATCTGTGCTGGTAGTAACATGCAGCACATTCAATCCTTGATCAATTTTTACCGAAAAAATCACATCAATGAAcctttcaaatttaaaattcaattcATTAATAGCCTAATAAGAAAGACAAAAACTTACGAGTATGATGAAAATACTTGGCTGCAGGTTAAAGACCTATTTTCCAGCATGGAAGTGTATGAAGAAAGTAATAATAACGTACAAGACTGTGTCAAAGCCATTATTTTGTACAATGTCTTACACAATGAAGTTGTTCCTGATATAATAGAAAAGAAATTTGAATTTGATACCTTTATATCTATTCAAAAACATCTGACCGAGGAcaagaaaaaaatgttgtttgctTACTTATATAATCATCTTTTTTATAAACTTAACACATGTGATTTATCAAATGACAGAGGATTTACTGAAGCTGCACTTGTGTTAGGAAATGCACTCCAACTTTTGATAAATTGGAACAAGGACTTATGTGATTTTCCAAATGTTGTCAATAAAATTAGGCAATTAATGCAAATTAGAAAGGATCGTGCATGGTTACTACCACTTTTACAGTATTGTTTAAGCAAGTCTGTAAGGAGAATATTCTTTCAAGAATCTATATTCTTGCATCCTACTGAAGAAACTCTTATAAATGTACTCAAACATGATCCACATCTATTAGATTTAGACAATGCTGACATACAAAGCATTTATCTGGACGATGCAGTAATTTTGAAACGATTACTGaataaattaagaatttattGGACCCAGTCAATAGCCCagcaattaaaaacaatatactttgaaaaattaaaacttaaaagtaactATAAGTCCGCTGTTTCAGGATTATGTATTTTACTCCCCCTAAAAGAATCACAAGAATTTGTCAAAAAGTACGCTCCTTCTGCTCACAAAATCAACTGGAGTCAGTCGGATCAAGATTTACTTGCTATCCAGAAAAATTTAGGAAAAAGAATGCATCTCGCTAGACCACAGCTCCCACTGGATGTAGCTCTACTTTACGCAAAGGGTGACTATTTGCAATATGTCTTGCCTTCAATAAACGCTCTTCTGTATAATATAAGCGCAATACGTAGTCGTGTGCATATAGAAGAAGTACTTAATGCACCTGTTTCATTGCAGAAGCACGGAATTAGAATAATTTTGACAAAAGTATCATTTAttgaaatcaaaaaaatttttggctTAAAGTGGAcctctacaaaaaataaaagcaTCAGATCGACTCTCTTCAAGCAAACGTTTAAAATGTTGTGTAAAGAAAAAGATCCAATTATTGCTTTAGATATTTGGGAGctactaaattcgtttatagatGATTTAACAATGGAAGAGGACAAAAGTATTTATGTTACTTTGAGTAATATTGACATGGTCCCTCTGCCCATAAAAACATCTTATTGGATAAAAAGTTATacgtttttaaaatcacttcctGAAAAAGCTAATTGTTCTCATATATACCGGCAAGTAAAATCTAAAATTCATGAaatattagaatttttaagcGTAGAATTCGCTGCCGATATTTTCAAAGAATTCTTTGAAACCGATTTTGAGAATAAAAACATAGAgcaaaatgtaaaaaacttaGCTTTATATTTGCTTTCTACAAAGAATAGAGAAATTCAACGCAATAGATacgaaaaagtatttttaccaaTGTTTGAAAATGCTCTTCTTACTTGGAATGAACGTaccgaaaataattattattctaggtataaaataaatgaattagtGCAGTGTTTAATAAAACAGGTCCGCTTTGTTTTGCGATATAACATGATAATGCCTATTGAGTTATTTAATGACATTTTACAGTGCTTAGAAAAAGCTATATCTAAATCAGAAAACTATATTACACTTACAAAATTAAAACTAGCCTTGTTCTACACACAAATTATTGACAGTATTATTGAGGGTGAAAAAGTTACATTACAAGAAGACGAATTGAAAGAAAAATATGTGAACAATTCTTTATATCCGCAAACGATTCCCAAGTTTACagaaactttaattaaatatctGAGAGAGGATACACGTGAAATGTATTCATCCATATATCTCCTTTTTTCTGATGTTGTAGACGACATTCTTGAATATTTTTGCGATACAGACCACAGTAAACTACAAACACTTCAAAGCTTGGTACAAAATGATGATTCAATTGAAGCACAACTATTAGTTTTAACATTATTACCGAGATTCCTATACACAGACGAAGATAAGGTCATtaagattaaaattttaaataaaatcggtCAGCACCCCTCTGGTGAAGTTAACATGCATTATTGGCGCTACCGGTCTTTGGACCTTTAA
- the LOC121727650 gene encoding uncharacterized protein LOC121727650 isoform X2 produces the protein MTYYPTMAPLILEGKTLGEKHRHYNQFLSKVTGSPRKLLRIEYDKPDIDNLFKIDIACYQRDVQYILDVLKCEDMLYVSRAIRKCKWLITDNSYAAIINPEYLHNELFPQMTSKAKCKFILHIRLFLKDEKRVEQFFDFLKTYDLQSALKWLPNCSNLFIESIMKTHATEIPLPLIKRLCEKSITFLDVYCQKNPYYKQIGALQSTTFLLHKDFEKYMSIIEKFLKEGNRVLHLNSKVTKKIMKNCPNIILKNLDLYLNNIDMPTFAKYINKEEIQEFIKSNKDKKEFRRLFGFENLQHFLKQLPANTRFAFVKENFIDRKSNDQTVTICSNAYQWYQLAPFDIAMTDLKKLIQAESDPTERREILNILLICAGSNMQHIQSLINFYRKNHINEPFKFKIQFINSLIRKTKTYEYDENTWLQVKDLFSSMEVYEESNNNVQDCVKAIILYNVLHNEVVPDIIEKKFEFDTFISIQKHLTEDKKKMLFAYLYNHLFYKLNTCDLSNDRGFTEAALVLGNALQLLINWNKDLCDFPNVVNKIRQLMQIRKDRAWLLPLLQYCLSKSVRRIFFQESIFLHPTEETLINVLKHDPHLLDLDNADIQSIYLDDAVILKRLLNKLRIYWTQSIAQQLKTIYFEKLKLKSNYKSAVSGLCILLPLKESQEFVKKYAPSAHKINWSQSDQDLLAIQKNLGKRMHLARPQLPLDVALLYAKGDYLQYVLPSINALLYNISAIRSRVHIEEVLNAPVSLQKHGIRIILTKVSFIEIKKIFGLKWTSTKNKSIRSTLFKQTFKMLCKEKDPIIALDIWELLNSFIDDLTMEEDKSIYVTLSNIDMVPLPIKTSYWIKSYTFLKSLPEKANCSHIYRQVKSKIHEILEFLSVEFAADIFKEFFETDFENKNIEQNVKNLALYLLSTKNREIQRNRYEKVFLPMFENALLTWNERTENNYYSRYKINELVQCLIKQVRFVLRYNMIMPIELFNDILQCLEKAISKSENYITLTKLKLALFYTQIIDSIIEGEKVTLQEDELKEKYVNNSLYPQTIPKFTETLIKYLREDTREMYSSIYLLFSDVVDDILEYFCDTDHSKLQTLQSLVQNDDSIEAQLLVLTLLPRFLYTDEDKVIKIKILNKIGQHPSGEVNMHYWRYRSLDL, from the exons atgacttat TATCCCACAATGGCACCATTAATATTAGAGGGGAAAACGTTGGGAGAAAAACATCGCCATTACAATCAATTCCTGAGCAAAGTAACAGGATCACCACGAAAGTTGTTAAGAATTGAATATGATAAACCAGATATAGACAACTTATTCAAAATTGATATAGCATGTTACCAAAGAGATGTCCAATATATACTAGATGTACTAAAGTGTGAAGATATGTT ATATGTGTCAAGGGCTATAAGGAAATGTAAGTGGCTGATCACAGACAACAGTTACGCTGCTATAATCAACCCAGAATATTTGCACAATGAACTGTTCCCACAAATGACAAGCAAAGctaaatgtaaatttatattaCACATACGACTTTTTTTAAAAGATGAAAAGCGAGTGGAACAATTTTTTGATTTCTTAAAAACATATGATTTACAGTCAGCCCTGAAATGGCTACCGAATTGTTCTAATTTATTCATAGAAAGCATCATGAAAACACATGCTACCGAAATACCTTTACCGTTGATAAAGCGCCTTTGCGAGAAATCAATTACCTTTCTGGATGTTTACTGTCAGAAAAATCCATATTACAAGCAAATTGGAGCATTGCAATCGACAACATTTCTCCTCCACAaagattttgaaaaatatatgagTATAATCGAAAAATTCTTAAAAGAAGGTAACCGTGTTTTACATTTAAACTCGAAAGTCaccaaaaaaattatgaaaaactgCCCGaatattattctgaaaaatcttgatttataccttaataatattgatatgcCTACATTTGCTAAATACATAAACAAAGAAGAAATTCAAGAATTTATAAAATCAAATAAGGATAAAAAGGAATTTAGGAGGCTTTTTGGATTTGAAAATTTACAGCATTTTTTGAAACAATTACCAGCTAATACAAGATTTGCTTTTGTAAAAGAAAATTTCATTGACAGGAAAAGTAATGACCAAACAGTCACAATATGCTCTAATGCTTATCAGTGGTACCAACTAGCACCTTTTGATATTGCAATGACAGATTTAAAAAAACTGATTCAAGCTGAATCCGACCCTACTGAGAGAAGAGAAATTCTAAATATTCTTTTAATCTGTGCTGGTAGTAACATGCAGCACATTCAATCCTTGATCAATTTTTACCGAAAAAATCACATCAATGAAcctttcaaatttaaaattcaattcATTAATAGCCTAATAAGAAAGACAAAAACTTACGAGTATGATGAAAATACTTGGCTGCAGGTTAAAGACCTATTTTCCAGCATGGAAGTGTATGAAGAAAGTAATAATAACGTACAAGACTGTGTCAAAGCCATTATTTTGTACAATGTCTTACACAATGAAGTTGTTCCTGATATAATAGAAAAGAAATTTGAATTTGATACCTTTATATCTATTCAAAAACATCTGACCGAGGAcaagaaaaaaatgttgtttgctTACTTATATAATCATCTTTTTTATAAACTTAACACATGTGATTTATCAAATGACAGAGGATTTACTGAAGCTGCACTTGTGTTAGGAAATGCACTCCAACTTTTGATAAATTGGAACAAGGACTTATGTGATTTTCCAAATGTTGTCAATAAAATTAGGCAATTAATGCAAATTAGAAAGGATCGTGCATGGTTACTACCACTTTTACAGTATTGTTTAAGCAAGTCTGTAAGGAGAATATTCTTTCAAGAATCTATATTCTTGCATCCTACTGAAGAAACTCTTATAAATGTACTCAAACATGATCCACATCTATTAGATTTAGACAATGCTGACATACAAAGCATTTATCTGGACGATGCAGTAATTTTGAAACGATTACTGaataaattaagaatttattGGACCCAGTCAATAGCCCagcaattaaaaacaatatactttgaaaaattaaaacttaaaagtaactATAAGTCCGCTGTTTCAGGATTATGTATTTTACTCCCCCTAAAAGAATCACAAGAATTTGTCAAAAAGTACGCTCCTTCTGCTCACAAAATCAACTGGAGTCAGTCGGATCAAGATTTACTTGCTATCCAGAAAAATTTAGGAAAAAGAATGCATCTCGCTAGACCACAGCTCCCACTGGATGTAGCTCTACTTTACGCAAAGGGTGACTATTTGCAATATGTCTTGCCTTCAATAAACGCTCTTCTGTATAATATAAGCGCAATACGTAGTCGTGTGCATATAGAAGAAGTACTTAATGCACCTGTTTCATTGCAGAAGCACGGAATTAGAATAATTTTGACAAAAGTATCATTTAttgaaatcaaaaaaatttttggctTAAAGTGGAcctctacaaaaaataaaagcaTCAGATCGACTCTCTTCAAGCAAACGTTTAAAATGTTGTGTAAAGAAAAAGATCCAATTATTGCTTTAGATATTTGGGAGctactaaattcgtttatagatGATTTAACAATGGAAGAGGACAAAAGTATTTATGTTACTTTGAGTAATATTGACATGGTCCCTCTGCCCATAAAAACATCTTATTGGATAAAAAGTTATacgtttttaaaatcacttcctGAAAAAGCTAATTGTTCTCATATATACCGGCAAGTAAAATCTAAAATTCATGAaatattagaatttttaagcGTAGAATTCGCTGCCGATATTTTCAAAGAATTCTTTGAAACCGATTTTGAGAATAAAAACATAGAgcaaaatgtaaaaaacttaGCTTTATATTTGCTTTCTACAAAGAATAGAGAAATTCAACGCAATAGATacgaaaaagtatttttaccaaTGTTTGAAAATGCTCTTCTTACTTGGAATGAACGTaccgaaaataattattattctaggtataaaataaatgaattagtGCAGTGTTTAATAAAACAGGTCCGCTTTGTTTTGCGATATAACATGATAATGCCTATTGAGTTATTTAATGACATTTTACAGTGCTTAGAAAAAGCTATATCTAAATCAGAAAACTATATTACACTTACAAAATTAAAACTAGCCTTGTTCTACACACAAATTATTGACAGTATTATTGAGGGTGAAAAAGTTACATTACAAGAAGACGAATTGAAAGAAAAATATGTGAACAATTCTTTATATCCGCAAACGATTCCCAAGTTTACagaaactttaattaaatatctGAGAGAGGATACACGTGAAATGTATTCATCCATATATCTCCTTTTTTCTGATGTTGTAGACGACATTCTTGAATATTTTTGCGATACAGACCACAGTAAACTACAAACACTTCAAAGCTTGGTACAAAATGATGATTCAATTGAAGCACAACTATTAGTTTTAACATTATTACCGAGATTCCTATACACAGACGAAGATAAGGTCATtaagattaaaattttaaataaaatcggtCAGCACCCCTCTGGTGAAGTTAACATGCATTATTGGCGCTACCGGTCTTTGGACCTTTAA